The following coding sequences lie in one Asterias amurensis chromosome 18, ASM3211899v1 genomic window:
- the LOC139950300 gene encoding uncharacterized protein, which produces MKITLAVAIVLAFMQVQFLVATAAVSPDSGMTCNSCCQGPAGIPGIPGSNGNHGQGLVGPRGDDGSPGEVGQPGVKGDKGSDGLVGEPGAKGEHGLKGEQGVGQPGKQGPQGLPGMNGLKGGRGEPGPAGQSGEAGECSTRRSAFTAVRNTYFNPPSSYDPLPFEELLFSEEGTDFNLNNGTFTCNVPGVYVLMFSVHKSSSRSYLDVKLMKNGNTIVTGYVSDAGNHQVSSSAVIPLHYGDQVHLAVYGQVHSNSDHFTSFTGFLLYEI; this is translated from the coding sequence atgaagattacgttagcagtggccattgttttggcttttatgcaagttcagtTCCTGGTGGCTACAGCAGCAGTTTCACCTGATTCGGGAATGACGTGTAACTCTTGCTgccagggcccagccggtataccggggatccctggatctaatgggaaccatggtcaaggACTTGTAGGCCCCAGAGGTGATGATGGCTCtcctggtgaggtaggtcaacccggggttaaaggagacaaggggtcagatggactggttggtgagccaggcgctaaaggggaacatggactgaagggagagcaaggagtcggtcaaccagggaaacaaggacctcaaggtctgcctgggatgaatggtttgaagggggggagaggtgaacctggaccagctggacaatccggtgaagcaggtgaatgtagtacgcgacggtccgccttcactgcagtgaggaATACCTACttcaaccctccatcctcctatgatcctctgccctttgaagagttactgttttcagaggaagggactgatttcaacttgaataacggcacgtttacgtgtaatgtgcctggggtatacgtattgatgttctcagtcCATAAATCATCAAGTAGGTCTTACCTAGATGTCAAGCTGATGAAGAACGGTAACACCATTGTAACAGGGTATGTAAGCGATGCAGGTAATCATCAAGTGAGCAgcagtgcagtgattcccctgcactatggagatcaagttcacttagctgtaTACGGTCAAGTACATAGTAACTCTGACCATTTCACGTCTTTCACTGGATTCCTGCTGTACGAAATCTAA
- the LOC139950299 gene encoding uncharacterized protein, whose protein sequence is MKITLGVAIVLAFMQVQFLVATAAVSPDSGMTCNSCCQGPAGIPGIPGSNGNHGQGLVGPRGDAGSPGEVGQPGVKGDKGSDGLVGEPGAKGEHGLKGEQGVGQPGKQGPQGLPGMNGLKGERGEPGPAGQTGEAGECSTRRSAFNAVRNTSFNPPFSYDPLPFEELLFSEEGTDFNLNNGTFTCNVPGVYVLMFSVHKSSSRPYLYVKLMKNGNTIVMGGVDDAGYHQVSSSAVIPLHYGDQVHLAVNGPVHSNVYHYTSFTGFLLYEI, encoded by the coding sequence ATGAAGATTACGTTAGGAGTGGCCATTGTTTTGGcttttatgcaagttcagtTCCTGGTGGCTACAGCAGCTGTTTCACCTGATTCGGGAATGACGTGTAACTCTTGCTgccagggcccagccggtataccgggaatccctggatctaatgggaaccatggtcaaggACTTGTAGGCCCCAGAGGTGATGCTGGCTCtcctggtgaggtaggtcaacccggggttaaaggagacaaggggtcagatggactggttggtgagccaggcgctaaaggggaacatggactgaagggagagcaaggagtcggtcaaccagggaaacaaggacctcaaggtctgcctgggatgaatggtttgaagggggagagaggtgaacctggaccagctggacagactggtGAAGCAGGTGAATGTAGTACGCGACGGTCCGCCTTCAATGCAGTGAGGAACACCAGCTTTAACCCTCCATTCTCCTATGATcctctgccctttgaagagttattgttttcagaggaagggactgatttcaacttgaataacggcacgtttacgtgtaatgtgcctggggtatacgtattgatgttctcagtcCATAAATCATCAAGTAGGCCTTACCTATATGTCAAGCTGATGAAGAACGGTAACACCATTGTAATGGGGGGTGTAGACGATGCAGGTTATCATCAAGTGAGCAgcagtgcagtgattcccctgcactatggagatcaagttcacttagctgtaaACGGTCCCGTACATAGTAACGTTTACCATTACACGTCTTTTACTGGATTCCTGTTGTATGAAATATAA